One Nicotiana tomentosiformis chromosome 4, ASM39032v3, whole genome shotgun sequence genomic window carries:
- the LOC104105127 gene encoding uncharacterized protein yields MCLFILFASSNLRVKPKLGFEKKPLKCLLEETIPIPNPFGPKIMTSGESSRDDEFRSSNLTISPPSKQQKVRVSGVEETLDRLSELPDSLLVPILSLLPTEDAFATCILSKRTLVQDNLQKVSCATELTIGTWFTEVLCMFQFKEVLIPESKCKHLTLELHMKKFNLYGVAGFLRASPYVETLNIDMDTTDSDESLCKYELKYLARGDNIDLQSWISSFVFPNLKKVKIVISSGVCLKNHFNWGFDKLFKLSEFLLKRATVLEKFVLISKRRKCKRCSMNCVSRYLFRMAEKLLGCPRSSTNFLIIFQE; encoded by the exons ATGTGTTTATTCATTTTGTTTGCGTCATCAAATCTAAGAGTAAAACCGAAGTTGGGTTTTGAAAAGAAACCGTTAAAGTGTTTGCTTGAAGAGACGATTCCAATTCCCAATCCGTTTGGTCCCAAAATCATGACTTCCGGCGAATCCAGCAGAGACGACGAGTTTAGAAGTAGTAATTTGACAATTTCTCCACCGTCGAAGCAACAGAAAGTGAGAGTTAGTGGAGTTGAAGAAACCCTAGACCGACTCAGTGAGTTGCCGGACTCGCTCCTAGTTCCAATTCTCTCTCTTTTGCCGACAGAGGATGCATTCGCAACATGTATTCTCTCTAAAAG GACCCTCGTACAAGATAATCTTCAAAAGGTGAGTTGTGCAACGGAGCTAACAATCGGAACTTGGTTCACAGAG GTCCTGTGCATGTTCCAGTTCAAAGAGGTGCTAATTCCAGAATCAAAATGCAAACATCTGACCCTAGAGTTGCATATGAAAAAGTTTAACTTGTATGGAGTAGCTGGCTTTTTGCGAGCCTCGCCTTATGTGGAGACACTCAACATAGACATGGATACTACTGAT TCAGATGAATCCCTCTGCAAGTATGAGTTAAAATATTTGGCCAGAGGAGATAATATTGATTTGCAGAGTTGGATTTCCAGCTTCGTGTTTCCCAACCTCAAGAAAGTTAAGATTGTCATCTCCTCCGGGGTGTGTTTGAAAAATCATTTCAACTGGGGCTTTGACAAGCTGTTTAAACTCTCAGAATTTCTGTTGAAGAGAGCAACGGTTTTGGAAAAGTTCGTTCTCATATCAAAAAGAAGAAAGTGCAAGAGGTGTTCAATGAACTGTGTATCCCGATATTTATTTCGAATGGCTGAGAAATTGTTAGGTTGCCCAAGATCCTCCACCAATTTCCTGATTATCTTCCAGGAGTGA